One genomic window of uncultured delta proteobacterium includes the following:
- the Cryz gene encoding Quinone oxidoreductase, with protein MKAVVIREFGDENVLECREIPVPEPGRGEVRVRVRAAGVNPVETYIRSGKYGALPALPYTPGNDGAGIVDAVGPDAHRLAPGQRVFIAASLAKRNTGTYAEYAVCDADAAHPLPDALGFAEGAGLGTPGLAAGYALFSRAGLRPGETVLVHGATGGVGTLAVQLARRAGAVVLGTAGSGEGGALLAAIGAHRVFNHREEGYLEMIREAAPGGPDVIIEMLADVNLATDLSLLARHGRIVVVGSRGSLAFSPRDAMVKDAAIHGMLLGNMPRAVYREMMYRLAAALENGLRVIVGRELPLEDAPEAHRLVMGGGKAGKIVLAV; from the coding sequence ATGAAAGCAGTCGTTATCAGGGAATTCGGCGATGAAAATGTATTGGAATGCCGGGAAATTCCCGTACCGGAGCCCGGCCGGGGCGAGGTGCGGGTCCGGGTCAGGGCCGCGGGCGTAAACCCGGTGGAAACGTATATTCGATCAGGGAAATACGGGGCGCTCCCGGCCTTGCCCTATACGCCCGGCAACGACGGCGCGGGTATCGTTGACGCCGTCGGGCCGGATGCGCACCGCCTGGCGCCCGGACAGCGGGTATTTATCGCGGCCTCCCTGGCGAAGCGCAATACCGGGACGTATGCCGAATATGCCGTGTGCGATGCCGACGCGGCGCACCCTCTGCCGGACGCGCTCGGGTTTGCCGAGGGCGCGGGCCTGGGCACCCCCGGCCTTGCCGCCGGGTACGCCCTTTTTTCGCGGGCGGGCCTCAGGCCGGGGGAAACCGTGCTCGTCCACGGGGCCACCGGCGGCGTGGGCACCCTGGCGGTGCAGCTGGCGCGCAGGGCCGGGGCCGTCGTGCTGGGCACGGCGGGCAGCGGCGAAGGCGGGGCGCTGCTCGCGGCCATCGGCGCGCACCGGGTATTCAACCACCGGGAGGAAGGGTATCTTGAAATGATCCGGGAGGCCGCGCCCGGCGGGCCGGACGTCATCATCGAAATGCTTGCCGACGTGAACCTTGCCACGGATTTGTCCCTGCTCGCGCGGCACGGCCGCATCGTGGTCGTGGGAAGCCGGGGGAGCCTCGCCTTCAGCCCGCGTGACGCCATGGTCAAGGATGCCGCCATTCACGGGATGCTCCTGGGCAATATGCCGCGCGCGGTATACCGTGAGATGATGTACCGGCTGGCGGCCGCCCTGGAGAACGGGCTGCGCGTCATCGTGGGCCGGGAACTGCCGCTGGAGGATGCGCCAGAGGCCCACAGGCTTGTGATGGGCGGCGGCAAGGCGGGCAAAATCGTGCTGGCGGTATGA
- a CDS encoding putative Histidine kinase (Evidence 3 : Function proposed based on presence of conserved amino acid motif, structural feature or limited homology; Product type pe : putative enzyme), translated as MPFKWDGPVREQALGLLDATVYQAVMDPETGALRMVWENGASPFLGFEAEELASEELLQRLFGVTYKDWLYHLQRAQEQNISFSWEHPVFTPDGEKNVRHRLAPTVSGRGVLGILQHVPPVAMDKDIKMQLEVLEGLPVGIYFIDLDYRMRWVNKLGMTQSHINWKNHYGEVCYELPFGRDTYCENCPVVRSHHKGVISTNELVMPNGATWLLTAMPIYSREGEKIGAVEVVTDVSEMAEVRRQTLETLQEHERQLREQNSALIALHAQPASEDVDPLTTIRGITETAARVLVSSSARVWIIRETQCDCVDVYERATGRHEPGRSVPLSLYDKYEERFSRERQVMITDTLTETAMPDVALMFRRSGIRSAMYCPIRLRGETLGFFSVEKEEPYEWGLEEQAFGASLADFTALIIGHARLREGERRISTLMSNLPGMAFRVHCAPGAFRFEFASEGAQFLTGYSAESFLKRGGASFSAIIHEDDRENVMAAHLMELSDDPLELIFRITRADGVMRWVWERSRVVARGEDGSLTYEGFYLDITARYQLKEAELASKAKSEFLATMSHEIRTPMNAIIGMSHLMLKTGLTPKQQDYAGKIDAAANTLLSIINDILDFSKIEAGKMQLDSAPFRVDDVMASLGALFCQRMAEKKLDLGFFVDKRVPVELVGDNLRISQVLTNLLSNAFKFTEKGEVSVTCTLAEETDTTALVRFTVTDTGIGMTQEEQKRIFSAFSQADASTTRRYGGTGLGLAISKMLVELMRGEITVTSEYGTGTSMSFTCLLEKCSTTPRPKALPPHLRGSRVIAAYRSPMSRDILQNLFEEMGFAFTGCETLEEAVTRIREAGPDAPYALAVFDVIFTSRAIDKAANALRASLPPASVPKMVVLASYMQDKSQAGVLPESVDGYMFRPVVRQNLFATVIDMLSPESAEPPALACLPGMITPRFSGQEILLVEDNLINQQVAVELLEDANVRVTVANNGQEALEIIRARMVSPAFDLIFMDLQMPVMDGYQATRLIRNDPRNAAIPVIAMTAHALDYERDKCMDLGMNAHISKPIEVHTLYRTLEQFLVPAGGAGQEEEEWLRLAGEAGFDTKAGLEHLGHNRVMYRTLLGQFHERYKNGSTMARQLHVQGQFREIATVARTIKGLAGSMGHGGLAAAAGALESAARSAMDTGGGMDVAGVFDQFAKTLEPVVEALGKAFTPCAEAPEELDMGTFRERLDAFEELLRHSDAEAREVFRELSQPLRTLAPEVFTDISQAISGFDFDAALEFIPAVRRKLS; from the coding sequence ATGCCTTTCAAGTGGGACGGGCCGGTACGCGAGCAGGCGTTGGGTTTGCTTGACGCTACGGTGTATCAGGCTGTGATGGACCCGGAAACAGGCGCTCTCCGCATGGTATGGGAGAACGGCGCTTCCCCGTTTCTCGGCTTTGAAGCGGAAGAATTGGCCTCCGAAGAGCTTCTGCAACGGCTGTTCGGCGTGACGTATAAGGATTGGCTGTACCATCTGCAACGCGCCCAGGAGCAGAATATTTCCTTTTCCTGGGAACACCCCGTGTTCACGCCCGACGGGGAAAAGAACGTCCGGCACCGGCTTGCGCCCACGGTCTCCGGCAGGGGGGTGCTCGGCATTCTCCAGCATGTGCCGCCGGTCGCGATGGACAAGGATATCAAGATGCAGCTGGAAGTGCTGGAAGGCCTTCCGGTGGGCATTTACTTCATCGATCTCGATTACCGCATGCGCTGGGTCAACAAGCTCGGCATGACCCAGAGCCACATCAACTGGAAGAACCACTACGGGGAAGTCTGCTACGAGCTGCCTTTCGGCAGAGATACCTACTGCGAAAACTGCCCCGTGGTCCGCAGCCACCACAAGGGGGTCATCTCGACCAACGAACTGGTCATGCCCAACGGGGCCACCTGGCTCCTGACCGCCATGCCCATTTACAGCCGGGAAGGCGAAAAGATCGGCGCGGTGGAGGTGGTGACCGACGTCTCCGAAATGGCGGAAGTGCGCCGCCAGACCCTGGAAACCCTGCAAGAGCACGAGCGCCAGCTCAGGGAACAGAACAGCGCCCTGATCGCGCTGCACGCCCAGCCCGCTTCCGAAGATGTCGACCCTCTTACGACGATCCGGGGCATCACGGAAACGGCGGCCCGCGTTCTGGTCTCCTCCTCGGCCCGCGTCTGGATCATCAGGGAGACCCAGTGCGATTGCGTCGACGTGTACGAGCGCGCCACGGGCCGGCATGAGCCGGGCCGTTCCGTCCCGCTCTCCCTGTATGACAAGTACGAGGAGCGGTTCAGCAGGGAACGCCAGGTCATGATTACCGACACCCTGACGGAAACGGCCATGCCGGATGTGGCCCTCATGTTCCGCAGGAGCGGCATCCGCTCCGCGATGTACTGTCCTATCCGGCTGCGGGGGGAAACCCTCGGCTTCTTCAGCGTGGAAAAAGAGGAGCCGTACGAATGGGGTCTTGAGGAACAGGCTTTCGGCGCTTCCCTCGCGGATTTCACGGCGCTTATCATCGGGCACGCACGGCTGCGCGAGGGCGAACGCAGGATAAGCACGCTCATGTCCAACCTGCCGGGCATGGCGTTCCGGGTCCATTGCGCCCCAGGCGCGTTCCGTTTTGAATTCGCCAGCGAAGGGGCGCAGTTTCTGACGGGATATTCCGCGGAATCTTTTTTGAAGCGTGGGGGCGCCTCCTTTAGCGCCATCATCCACGAGGACGACCGGGAAAACGTCATGGCCGCGCACCTGATGGAACTTTCCGACGACCCGCTCGAGTTGATCTTCCGCATTACGCGGGCGGACGGCGTTATGCGCTGGGTGTGGGAGCGCAGCCGCGTCGTGGCGCGCGGCGAGGACGGGAGCCTTACGTACGAGGGGTTCTATCTCGATATCACCGCCCGGTATCAGTTGAAGGAGGCGGAACTCGCCAGCAAGGCCAAGAGCGAATTTTTGGCGACCATGAGCCACGAGATCCGCACGCCCATGAACGCCATCATCGGCATGTCCCACCTGATGCTGAAAACAGGGCTGACCCCCAAACAGCAGGATTACGCCGGAAAAATCGACGCCGCGGCCAATACGCTCCTCAGCATCATCAACGACATCCTCGATTTCTCCAAGATCGAGGCCGGCAAAATGCAGCTGGACAGCGCCCCCTTCCGGGTGGACGACGTCATGGCCTCTCTCGGCGCGTTGTTCTGCCAGAGAATGGCGGAAAAAAAGCTGGATCTCGGCTTTTTCGTGGACAAGCGCGTTCCCGTCGAACTGGTGGGGGACAACCTCCGCATTTCGCAGGTGTTGACCAACCTGCTCAGCAACGCGTTCAAATTTACGGAAAAAGGCGAGGTCAGCGTTACCTGCACCCTGGCGGAAGAGACCGATACCACCGCGCTTGTGCGGTTTACCGTCACCGATACGGGCATAGGCATGACGCAGGAGGAACAGAAGCGGATCTTCTCCGCGTTTTCCCAGGCGGATGCCTCCACAACCCGGCGATACGGCGGCACGGGGCTGGGGCTTGCCATCTCCAAGATGCTCGTGGAACTGATGCGTGGGGAAATTACCGTGACCAGCGAGTACGGCACGGGAACCTCCATGTCCTTCACCTGCCTCCTGGAAAAATGCTCCACGACGCCCCGGCCCAAGGCGCTCCCCCCTCATTTGCGGGGCAGCCGCGTGATCGCGGCCTACCGTTCCCCCATGAGCAGGGATATCCTCCAGAATCTTTTTGAGGAGATGGGGTTCGCCTTTACCGGCTGCGAAACGCTGGAAGAAGCGGTTACGCGCATCCGGGAGGCCGGTCCCGATGCGCCTTACGCGCTGGCCGTTTTCGACGTCATCTTCACGAGCCGCGCCATTGACAAGGCGGCCAACGCGCTGCGCGCCTCGCTTCCCCCCGCTTCCGTGCCGAAGATGGTGGTTCTCGCAAGCTATATGCAGGACAAGTCCCAGGCGGGGGTCCTGCCCGAGTCGGTCGACGGCTACATGTTCAGGCCCGTCGTGCGGCAGAATCTTTTTGCAACCGTCATCGACATGCTGAGCCCGGAAAGCGCGGAACCGCCCGCGCTCGCCTGCCTGCCCGGCATGATAACGCCCCGGTTTTCCGGCCAGGAAATTCTGCTCGTCGAAGACAACCTCATCAACCAGCAGGTCGCGGTGGAACTGCTCGAGGACGCCAACGTGCGCGTCACGGTGGCAAACAACGGGCAGGAAGCGCTGGAGATTATCAGGGCCCGCATGGTTTCTCCGGCGTTTGACCTGATCTTCATGGATCTGCAAATGCCCGTGATGGACGGGTACCAGGCCACGCGCCTCATCCGGAACGACCCGCGCAACGCGGCCATTCCCGTCATCGCCATGACCGCCCACGCCCTTGATTACGAGCGGGACAAGTGCATGGATCTGGGCATGAACGCCCACATATCCAAACCCATTGAAGTGCACACCCTGTACCGCACGCTGGAGCAGTTCCTGGTCCCGGCGGGAGGCGCGGGGCAAGAAGAGGAAGAATGGCTGCGGCTCGCGGGAGAAGCCGGGTTTGATACCAAGGCCGGGCTGGAGCACCTCGGGCATAACCGGGTCATGTACCGGACGCTGCTGGGGCAGTTCCACGAGCGGTATAAAAACGGCAGCACCATGGCCCGGCAACTGCATGTTCAGGGGCAGTTCAGGGAAATCGCGACGGTTGCCCGCACCATCAAGGGGCTGGCCGGCAGCATGGGCCACGGGGGCCTTGCCGCCGCCGCCGGCGCGCTTGAGTCCGCGGCGCGGAGCGCCATGGACACCGGCGGCGGCATGGATGTCGCCGGGGTGTTCGATCAGTTTGCCAAAACCCTTGAACCGGTGGTGGAGGCGCTCGGCAAGGCGTTCACGCCTTGCGCCGAGGCCCCGGAAGAACTGGACATGGGGACGTTCCGGGAACGGCTGGATGCGTTTGAAGAGCTGCTGCGGCACAGCGATGCGGAGGCCCGCGAGGTTTTCCGGGAACTGTCGCAACCGCTGCGCACGCTCGCGCCGGAAGTTTTTACCGATATTTCCCAGGCCATAAGCGGCTTTGACTTTGACGCCGCGCTCGAATTCATTCCCGCCGTGCGGCGGAAGCTGTCCTGA
- a CDS encoding Asparaginase: MSGKVVICTTGGTIAMRLDPERGVVPAVSGPELIAAVPPLKDVCPVEVREFANIPSPHMTPKIMLALALEVEKALAEPDVLGVVVTHGTDTMEETACLLDLYIDSAKPVCLVGAMRSAAEISPDGPKNILCAVRCAASPEARGMGVLVVMNEEIHAAREVTKTHSANPKTFASPFWGPLGYVDEDRVIFRRAPLGQRKIRPAAIVEDVHLVKLPAGADDFLIHCLVDKGVKGIVIEGSGRGNVHESAMPGIKRAVDAGIAVVLVSRCPGGRVLDVYGYAGSAKRQQEIGVILGGEISGQKARIILILALGVTSDRERLAGYFDVP, translated from the coding sequence ATGAGCGGTAAAGTAGTCATCTGCACGACCGGCGGCACCATTGCCATGCGCCTTGACCCGGAACGCGGCGTCGTTCCGGCGGTGAGCGGGCCGGAACTTATCGCCGCCGTGCCGCCCCTCAAAGACGTCTGCCCCGTGGAAGTGCGGGAATTCGCCAACATTCCCAGCCCGCACATGACGCCCAAAATCATGCTCGCCCTCGCCCTGGAAGTGGAAAAGGCCCTGGCCGAACCCGACGTTCTGGGCGTTGTCGTCACCCACGGCACGGATACCATGGAAGAGACCGCCTGCCTCCTCGACCTGTATATCGACAGCGCCAAACCCGTCTGCCTGGTGGGCGCCATGCGTAGCGCGGCGGAAATCAGCCCGGACGGCCCCAAAAACATTTTATGCGCCGTGCGGTGCGCCGCCTCCCCCGAGGCCCGGGGCATGGGCGTCCTGGTGGTCATGAACGAGGAGATCCACGCCGCGCGGGAAGTGACCAAGACCCATTCCGCCAACCCCAAAACCTTTGCTTCGCCCTTCTGGGGACCGCTCGGCTACGTTGACGAGGACAGGGTCATTTTCCGCCGCGCGCCGCTCGGGCAGCGGAAAATCCGGCCGGCGGCAATCGTGGAGGACGTGCACCTCGTCAAGCTGCCCGCCGGGGCGGATGATTTTCTGATACACTGCCTGGTGGACAAGGGCGTCAAAGGCATCGTGATCGAAGGGTCGGGCCGCGGCAACGTGCACGAATCCGCCATGCCCGGCATCAAGCGGGCCGTGGACGCGGGCATCGCGGTGGTTCTTGTTTCCCGCTGCCCCGGCGGGCGCGTCCTCGACGTTTACGGTTACGCGGGCAGCGCCAAACGCCAGCAGGAGATCGGCGTCATTCTCGGCGGGGAGATCAGCGGGCAGAAGGCGCGCATCATACTCATCCTCGCCCTCGGCGTGACGAGCGACCGCGAACGGCTGGCCGGCTATTTCGACGTGCCCTGA
- a CDS encoding conserved hypothetical protein (Evidence 4 : Homologs of previously reported genes of unknown function): MDNHLPLWIRQGKKDAGFAANAWEPLQPLLEVVARMFSVEAVVIDSSGVCVAGSGPYKEAVGIRAPEGTALAHSLSSGGQTMVLNPREDTACLECSQRDTCRDQANYTAPVEIDGTIVGAVQIVAFDQEQRMALLERAEGTFFLIAQCILLLWRTKKLTPASRAAAAPDEQSLADLVGNSPAMLYLKESILKAASANGPVLITGESGTGKELVATAIHNNSGHRSGPFVPVNCGALPESLMESELFGYAPGAFSGAKSGGEKGLWEQADGGTIFLDEISELPLALQVKLLRTIQDGQIRRVGGGKFTRVNARVIAATNRDLREQVRRGAFREDLFYRLNVIPVPVPPLRERREDIRALATHFIVRQSSHLDSRMVVVDQQLMRRFMEYHWPGNVRELKNFIEYGIHFSKDSTITWDLLAGHFDAGPVVLPETAKGRLKKVRTDVAADLVRAAVAKYGLSVTGKKAAAKELGISLATLYRALAREKEAAGE; encoded by the coding sequence ATGGATAACCATCTCCCCCTCTGGATCCGCCAGGGAAAAAAAGACGCGGGCTTCGCGGCCAACGCGTGGGAACCGCTGCAGCCTTTGCTGGAAGTGGTGGCCCGGATGTTTTCCGTGGAAGCCGTGGTGATCGACTCTTCCGGCGTGTGCGTCGCGGGCAGCGGCCCGTACAAAGAGGCTGTCGGCATCCGGGCTCCGGAGGGCACGGCTCTCGCCCACAGTTTGTCGTCCGGCGGGCAGACCATGGTGCTCAACCCGCGCGAGGACACGGCCTGTCTGGAATGTTCCCAGCGGGACACCTGCCGGGACCAGGCCAATTATACCGCGCCCGTGGAGATCGACGGAACCATCGTCGGGGCCGTGCAGATCGTGGCGTTCGACCAGGAACAGCGCATGGCGCTCCTGGAACGGGCCGAGGGCACGTTTTTCCTGATAGCCCAGTGCATTCTGCTGCTGTGGCGCACGAAAAAGCTGACCCCCGCTTCCCGCGCCGCGGCCGCCCCGGACGAACAGAGCCTTGCCGACCTTGTGGGCAACTCCCCGGCCATGCTGTATTTGAAGGAATCCATCCTCAAGGCCGCGTCGGCTAACGGCCCGGTGCTTATTACCGGAGAGTCCGGAACGGGCAAGGAGCTGGTGGCAACGGCCATCCATAATAACAGCGGCCACAGGAGCGGCCCCTTTGTGCCGGTCAACTGCGGGGCGCTGCCTGAATCGCTGATGGAGAGCGAGCTGTTCGGCTATGCGCCGGGCGCTTTTTCCGGCGCCAAGAGCGGCGGGGAGAAGGGGCTGTGGGAACAGGCGGACGGCGGCACCATCTTTCTTGACGAGATAAGCGAACTGCCCCTGGCGCTCCAGGTGAAGCTGCTCCGGACGATCCAGGACGGCCAGATCCGCCGGGTGGGCGGGGGTAAGTTCACCCGCGTCAACGCCCGCGTGATCGCGGCCACCAACCGGGACTTGCGCGAGCAGGTGCGGCGCGGGGCGTTCCGGGAAGACCTTTTTTACCGCCTCAACGTGATTCCCGTGCCCGTGCCGCCTCTCAGGGAACGGCGGGAAGACATCCGGGCGCTGGCCACCCATTTCATCGTGCGGCAGTCGAGCCACCTGGATTCGCGCATGGTCGTGGTGGACCAGCAGCTCATGCGGCGGTTCATGGAGTACCACTGGCCCGGCAACGTCCGGGAGTTGAAGAATTTTATCGAATACGGCATTCATTTTTCCAAGGACAGCACCATCACCTGGGATCTGCTTGCCGGGCATTTTGACGCCGGGCCGGTCGTCTTGCCGGAAACGGCAAAGGGCAGGCTTAAAAAGGTCAGGACCGACGTCGCGGCGGATCTCGTGCGCGCGGCTGTGGCAAAATACGGCTTGTCCGTTACGGGAAAAAAGGCCGCGGCCAAGGAGTTGGGCATAAGCCTCGCCACCTTGTACCGGGCTCTGGCCCGGGAAAAAGAGGCCGCCGGGGAATGA
- a CDS encoding conserved hypothetical protein (Evidence 4 : Homologs of previously reported genes of unknown function) yields the protein MTGPIQSAAEQVLWGCKTLCARGYVLGTAGNVSARVEGEDLFVITPTSLPYDELTAGDLVVVDLEGRVTAGSRAPSVECGLHRRILLARPDARCIVHTHSKFATAVSAMQNVSAVPVIDIETAMYIGGDIAVAPFAPPGSEDLARNAAFSLGDRAGVIMEGHGAIGVGLTMQDAMIAADNVERTCELFCIIRAAGEIKPLPEAPLRELCAWSREKRGVASGRAPD from the coding sequence ATGACCGGACCGATACAGAGCGCCGCCGAGCAAGTGCTTTGGGGATGCAAAACACTGTGCGCCCGCGGATACGTGCTCGGCACGGCGGGCAACGTCAGCGCCAGGGTCGAGGGGGAGGACCTTTTCGTCATCACCCCGACATCCCTCCCGTATGACGAACTTACCGCCGGGGATCTTGTGGTCGTGGATCTTGAGGGCCGTGTCACGGCGGGGAGCCGCGCGCCTTCGGTCGAGTGCGGCCTGCACCGCCGCATTCTGCTTGCCCGTCCGGACGCGCGCTGCATCGTGCACACCCATTCAAAGTTCGCGACAGCCGTCAGCGCCATGCAAAACGTCAGCGCGGTTCCCGTAATCGACATTGAGACCGCCATGTATATCGGCGGGGATATCGCCGTCGCGCCGTTCGCCCCTCCGGGGAGCGAGGACCTGGCCCGGAACGCGGCCTTTTCCCTCGGCGACCGCGCCGGGGTAATCATGGAAGGGCACGGCGCCATCGGCGTGGGGCTGACCATGCAGGACGCCATGATCGCCGCCGACAATGTCGAGCGCACCTGCGAGCTGTTCTGCATCATCAGGGCGGCGGGGGAAATCAAGCCGCTGCCGGAAGCCCCCCTGCGGGAACTATGCGCCTGGTCCCGTGAAAAACGGGGCGTGGCCTCCGGGCGCGCGCCGGACTGA
- the trxB gene encoding Thioredoxin reductase — protein sequence MEHHELIILGAGPAGLTAAVYAQRSGLDAVVLEKGAVGGQITTTNDVENWPGFKQISGYDLAASLQEHAEYLGAEIRVADIQSLDFSEPRKVVQTDKGAMTADAIIICTGARHRQLGVPGEAELTGRGVSYCAVCDGPFFRNEEIVVVGGGDTAVEEAEYLTRFASKVYLVHRRDQLRAAEMLAKRTLANPKIEPVWDTVVTGINGKTGVESVSVKNVKTGAEKKIPVTGVFIFVGTLPNSEVFKGSGLGMDASGWVIADHATLRTNIEGVFAAGDVRETSLRQMITASADGARAAMSVYAYLSELALRK from the coding sequence GTGGAACATCATGAGTTGATTATTCTCGGCGCGGGACCCGCCGGCCTCACCGCCGCCGTGTACGCCCAACGTTCGGGCCTGGACGCCGTCGTGCTGGAAAAAGGCGCCGTCGGCGGGCAGATTACCACGACCAACGACGTGGAGAACTGGCCCGGCTTCAAGCAGATATCCGGGTACGACCTGGCCGCTTCGCTCCAGGAGCACGCCGAATACCTGGGCGCGGAAATCCGCGTCGCGGACATACAGAGCCTTGATTTTTCAGAACCGCGAAAAGTCGTGCAAACGGACAAGGGAGCCATGACGGCCGACGCGATCATCATATGCACCGGCGCGCGGCACAGGCAGCTGGGCGTTCCGGGCGAAGCGGAGCTCACGGGGCGCGGCGTCAGCTACTGCGCGGTGTGCGACGGGCCTTTTTTCCGCAATGAGGAAATCGTGGTCGTGGGCGGCGGCGATACGGCCGTGGAAGAAGCCGAATACCTGACGCGGTTTGCATCCAAGGTGTACCTCGTGCACCGCCGGGACCAGCTCCGCGCGGCGGAGATGCTCGCCAAGCGCACGCTCGCCAACCCCAAGATCGAGCCGGTCTGGGATACCGTGGTGACGGGCATCAACGGCAAGACCGGGGTGGAATCCGTTTCCGTGAAGAACGTGAAAACCGGCGCTGAAAAGAAGATCCCGGTCACGGGCGTCTTTATTTTCGTCGGCACCCTGCCCAACTCCGAAGTGTTCAAGGGAAGCGGGCTGGGCATGGATGCGAGCGGCTGGGTCATTGCGGACCATGCCACGTTGCGGACCAATATCGAGGGCGTGTTCGCCGCCGGGGACGTGCGCGAGACGAGCCTGCGCCAGATGATTACGGCATCCGCCGACGGGGCGCGCGCTGCCATGTCCGTCTACGCGTATCTCTCCGAGCTGGCGTTGCGCAAATAA
- a CDS encoding hypothetical protein (Evidence 5 : No homology to any previously reported sequences): MMRNLFRPPSEALSHDMTAAVKAVHAATPLSGAHAKELPFAVRDLSRLLTQDRSQLAASYWVNKRLLTAYCRYFLPWNLLRLSWLLPGLDLPLPPHATILDLGSGPLTMPLALWITKPAWREMPLTIVCSDVSPAPMALGRDIFRRLAPDCPWTIELVRGPLEKVLREFTRPAALITAGNVLNEIKPSREVPLQNRLAALTRRIASRLADDGRFLAVEPGTRLGGKLMALTRLAAFGARLVPEAPCPHWGPCPMLAERATGWCHFSHITGAAPKDLTDLTKRAGLEKDSLSLSCMLLRRVTGEELRRVEKHLPNVADDDFDDEWFGGPDEADMDEDGSDGWAEAFAEAGPEMFSAEERNTVRILSDPIRLPGLPEPARYACSARGLVLAHNALRVPSGAAVTVRWPESQPRDPKTGALVVTLPPVAAKTPAPAGQAAPGKPGKPAWPRKQPPPSETARPHESPRRPSGPAKPGKPGKPSAPAGQGTKSTPPRPEKTAGQTAWDKPDRPPKTGASRPPARHPARKSPRPAAPGKKGENHER; this comes from the coding sequence ATGATGCGCAACCTGTTCAGGCCTCCTTCCGAGGCCCTTTCTCATGACATGACAGCGGCCGTGAAAGCCGTTCACGCGGCAACGCCGCTGTCCGGGGCGCACGCCAAGGAGTTGCCCTTCGCCGTCCGGGACCTTTCCCGGCTGCTGACCCAGGACCGCTCGCAACTCGCCGCCTCTTACTGGGTCAACAAACGGCTGCTCACGGCCTACTGCCGCTATTTCCTCCCCTGGAACCTCCTGCGCCTTTCCTGGCTGCTGCCGGGGCTGGATCTGCCGCTGCCGCCGCATGCCACGATTCTGGATTTGGGAAGCGGCCCGCTGACCATGCCCCTCGCCCTTTGGATCACCAAACCCGCCTGGCGGGAGATGCCCCTCACCATCGTGTGCAGCGACGTTTCGCCCGCGCCCATGGCGCTCGGCCGCGACATTTTCCGCCGCCTCGCCCCGGATTGCCCCTGGACCATAGAACTGGTCCGCGGACCGCTGGAAAAAGTCCTGCGCGAATTCACGCGGCCCGCGGCCCTTATCACGGCGGGCAACGTGCTGAACGAGATCAAGCCCTCGCGCGAGGTTCCCCTGCAAAACCGCCTCGCGGCCCTTACGCGGCGCATCGCGAGCCGGTTGGCGGATGACGGCCGGTTCCTCGCGGTGGAGCCGGGCACGCGCCTCGGCGGCAAGCTCATGGCCCTGACCCGCCTGGCCGCGTTCGGCGCGCGCCTCGTGCCGGAAGCGCCCTGCCCGCACTGGGGGCCCTGCCCCATGCTGGCGGAACGGGCCACGGGCTGGTGCCATTTCTCCCACATAACCGGCGCCGCGCCGAAAGACCTGACGGACCTGACGAAACGGGCCGGTCTGGAAAAGGATTCTCTCAGCTTAAGCTGCATGCTGCTGCGCCGCGTGACCGGGGAAGAGCTCCGGCGCGTGGAAAAGCACCTCCCGAACGTGGCGGACGACGATTTTGACGACGAGTGGTTCGGCGGCCCGGACGAAGCGGATATGGACGAAGACGGTTCCGACGGCTGGGCCGAAGCCTTTGCCGAAGCCGGTCCCGAGATGTTCTCCGCCGAGGAGCGCAATACCGTGCGTATCCTTTCCGACCCCATCCGGCTGCCGGGCCTGCCCGAGCCCGCCCGGTACGCCTGTTCCGCCAGGGGGCTGGTGCTGGCGCACAACGCCCTGCGCGTGCCGTCCGGCGCGGCGGTCACCGTGCGCTGGCCCGAAAGCCAACCCCGCGACCCCAAAACCGGCGCCCTGGTCGTGACCCTGCCGCCGGTCGCGGCAAAAACACCGGCTCCCGCCGGGCAGGCCGCGCCGGGCAAGCCGGGCAAGCCCGCCTGGCCGCGAAAACAGCCCCCGCCCTCCGAAACCGCCCGGCCCCATGAAAGCCCCCGCCGGCCTTCCGGCCCGGCCAAACCGGGCAAGCCGGGCAAACCGTCCGCACCGGCCGGGCAGGGTACGAAGAGCACGCCGCCCAGACCGGAAAAAACCGCCGGGCAGACCGCGTGGGACAAACCGGACAGGCCGCCCAAGACGGGCGCATCCCGGCCCCCTGCCCGCCACCCCGCCCGGAAGTCCCCGCGCCCGGCCGCGCCGGGGAAAAAAGGAGAAAACCATGAGCGGTAA